The DNA window AGGACACTTGGTGAAACGGTGATTTGACTTGGTGGATTAAATCACAGATCAAAAAAAACAGTCCCAAAAGTGGAACTGTTTTCTTCAATCTGTTATTTTTAAAGGATTTCGTATCGTGTTTTGATGCTGTATTTCAGTTTGATATTCTCAATATTATCAAAAGAATAATCTACAGGAGCATCAGCCATTTCCATCTGTACACTTCTGCTGCTTTTGTATGCAACAGGCATTATTGTGTCGCTGGTATAGTCTTCTATCTCTACAATTTCAATAGCATTTCCTGTCTTTTTACCCATACTTTCCAGCAGGTAATCTGCTTTTTCTTTTGCAGCTTTTAAGGCGTTGATCTTTACTGTTTTTCTGAAATCAGCGATTTTGGTGTTTTTAACCTCTGCAATATTCAGATTGCTTACCCACTTTTGGTTAAGATCTTCAAAAATCTTACTGATATTAGCT is part of the Chryseobacterium lactis genome and encodes:
- a CDS encoding SIMPL domain-containing protein produces the protein MKLKHFLLVGALTLGSFISAQEVKKNAIEVTGVAEMEIEPDEIIFSIGIKADNKNDLADNEKKLFEILKNAGVKNEDIKFKSMYQNVYSKTAKFTKSFQFKASTKANISKIFEDLNQKWVSNLNIAEVKNTKIADFRKTVKINALKAAKEKADYLLESMGKKTGNAIEIVEIEDYTSDTIMPVAYKSSRSVQMEMADAPVDYSFDNIENIKLKYSIKTRYEIL